One part of the candidate division KSB1 bacterium genome encodes these proteins:
- a CDS encoding D-TA family PLP-dependent enzyme — protein MKISDLDTPAVLIDLDKLEQNIARMASFAKAQRLNLRPHIKTHKIPQIAQLQLRAGAVGITCQKLGEAEIMAASGLNDILITYPIIGEHKLNRLAHLKQRAKVCTALDSEEAMAPLAAHMQQEGLQHEVMIEVNTGLNRCGVLPGEPVLALVQRLRQYPSLKFRGIFTHEGHAYNFPNLEERERVVMKAADEMKRSAQVLREHGVACEVISVGSTPSAMIIGKAEGITEVRPGNYVFYDRVQLKLGSCREDQIAASVLATVISRPAPDRAIIDAGNKTMCTDNATDFNNTIGVVVGHPELTFHYSSEEHGRITSKTGRIDLEVGDRVRLLPNHACGMMNMHDEVYGVRGEIVEEVWKVAARGKVK, from the coding sequence ATGAAAATCTCCGATCTCGACACCCCCGCCGTTCTCATCGATCTCGACAAGCTGGAACAAAACATCGCGCGCATGGCAAGTTTTGCCAAAGCGCAGCGCCTCAATTTGCGGCCGCATATCAAAACGCACAAGATTCCGCAAATCGCGCAGTTGCAGCTTCGCGCCGGCGCGGTCGGCATTACCTGCCAAAAGCTCGGTGAGGCCGAGATCATGGCGGCGAGCGGATTGAATGACATTCTCATTACTTATCCGATCATCGGTGAGCACAAGCTGAATCGTCTCGCACATTTGAAACAACGCGCGAAAGTGTGCACGGCGCTCGATAGCGAAGAAGCGATGGCGCCGTTGGCGGCTCACATGCAGCAGGAGGGACTCCAGCATGAAGTGATGATCGAAGTCAACACCGGATTGAATCGTTGCGGCGTGTTGCCCGGCGAGCCGGTGCTGGCGCTGGTGCAACGTTTGCGTCAATATCCGAGTCTGAAATTTAGAGGCATTTTTACGCACGAGGGGCATGCGTACAATTTCCCTAATCTCGAGGAACGCGAGCGCGTGGTGATGAAAGCCGCTGATGAGATGAAGCGAAGCGCGCAAGTCTTGCGCGAGCACGGTGTTGCTTGTGAAGTGATCAGCGTCGGCTCGACTCCCTCGGCGATGATTATTGGCAAAGCTGAAGGCATCACCGAAGTCAGGCCCGGCAATTATGTTTTTTATGATCGTGTTCAACTTAAGCTCGGCTCGTGCCGTGAAGATCAAATCGCGGCGAGTGTTTTGGCGACGGTGATCAGTCGCCCGGCGCCGGATCGCGCCATCATCGACGCCGGCAACAAGACGATGTGCACGGACAACGCGACGGATTTCAACAACACCATCGGCGTTGTCGTTGGCCACCCGGAATTGACCTTTCACTATTCGAGCGAAGAACATGGCCGGATCACCAGCAAAACCGGCCGGATCGATCTCGAAGTCGGCGACCGCGTGCGTTTGCTGCCGAATCACGCCTGTGGCATGATGAACATGCACGACGAGGTTTATGGCGTCCGCGGCGAGATTGTCGAAGAAGTTTGGAAAGTCGCGGCGCGGGGCAAAGTAAAATAA
- a CDS encoding thioredoxin-like domain-containing protein, translating into MKKVFAAVTMLGVLLAQAFAQQPSVISGKLLGHDGKPMLKAQVHLLPNRGERKALQSVEVAKDGGFEVNFDQTGLAYLNFTGVDHYELMMPLLIEKPLREKMVIRLKPYEYPDDFSQVKIIGDFNQFNFGSAKPMVPQSDGTFTFETEATAATFAYQILGAEKSGRSINGTQSDDFAYDDGGDYRSVVNVAEGRVKIVFDPKKIIRAKPGDEAVVKFDNPNSFTAKFYALQSEQNKRQEKFSAAVRAYQEAHQKDMSGFSYDWSTELTAFSKRIAAEKDPMLRQVLLKHYLEIGSMNAPDKLDKKLIAQAFAEIPATSLLWAMSSPRLISVAVNWSGEKEKYENYLNEALEKNPSRSLRANILSMKLSEVTFKGDTTNARIYFERLMKDFGDTPEAQRAKNQYDPNRRILKGKQAPAFKVASLDQAGVTYSNESMKGKIYLIDFWAVWCGPCVMEMPNLHKAYEKFKDKNFEILSLSFDPNPEEVAKFRRDKWKMPWLHTFVEQGFGSELAKSFEVMGIPKPILVDGNTNTILATEMDLRGDRLEKTLAGVLGEKIDMSSAEKK; encoded by the coding sequence ATGAAAAAAGTCTTTGCAGCAGTTACCATGCTGGGCGTTCTGCTGGCGCAGGCGTTCGCACAACAGCCGTCGGTCATCTCGGGCAAATTGCTCGGTCACGACGGCAAGCCAATGCTCAAAGCGCAGGTTCACCTTCTGCCCAATCGCGGCGAGCGCAAAGCGCTGCAATCGGTAGAAGTGGCGAAAGACGGAGGCTTCGAAGTCAATTTCGATCAGACCGGACTGGCGTATCTCAATTTCACCGGCGTCGATCATTATGAATTGATGATGCCGCTGTTGATTGAAAAGCCGCTGCGCGAGAAAATGGTTATTCGGCTGAAACCGTATGAATACCCCGACGATTTCAGCCAGGTCAAAATCATCGGTGATTTCAACCAATTCAACTTTGGCTCGGCAAAACCGATGGTGCCGCAATCCGATGGGACATTCACGTTTGAAACGGAGGCGACCGCCGCCACTTTCGCCTATCAAATTCTCGGCGCGGAAAAAAGCGGTCGCAGCATCAACGGCACACAGTCGGATGATTTTGCCTACGATGACGGCGGCGATTATCGCTCAGTGGTGAACGTCGCCGAGGGCAGGGTGAAAATCGTTTTTGACCCGAAGAAAATCATCCGCGCCAAACCCGGCGACGAGGCCGTAGTGAAATTCGACAACCCGAATTCATTCACGGCGAAATTTTATGCGCTGCAAAGTGAACAAAATAAACGCCAGGAAAAATTTTCCGCCGCGGTGCGGGCTTATCAAGAGGCGCATCAAAAAGACATGTCGGGGTTCAGCTATGACTGGTCGACGGAGCTGACCGCCTTCTCAAAACGCATCGCCGCCGAGAAAGATCCGATGCTGCGGCAAGTCTTGCTGAAACACTATCTCGAGATCGGCAGCATGAATGCGCCTGACAAGCTCGACAAAAAGCTCATTGCGCAAGCCTTCGCGGAGATTCCAGCCACTTCACTGTTGTGGGCGATGAGTTCGCCGAGGCTGATTTCCGTCGCCGTCAATTGGTCCGGCGAGAAAGAGAAATACGAAAACTATCTCAACGAGGCGCTGGAGAAAAATCCGAGCCGGAGCTTGCGCGCCAATATTCTCAGCATGAAGCTCAGCGAAGTCACCTTCAAAGGCGATACGACGAATGCGAGAATTTATTTCGAGCGTTTAATGAAAGACTTCGGCGACACGCCGGAGGCGCAACGGGCCAAAAATCAATACGATCCCAATCGCCGCATCTTGAAGGGGAAGCAAGCGCCGGCGTTCAAAGTCGCGTCGCTCGATCAAGCGGGCGTCACTTACTCCAACGAGTCAATGAAGGGGAAAATTTATCTCATCGACTTTTGGGCGGTCTGGTGCGGCCCCTGCGTCATGGAGATGCCCAATCTGCACAAGGCCTACGAGAAATTCAAAGACAAAAATTTTGAGATTCTCAGCCTTTCTTTCGATCCGAATCCCGAGGAGGTCGCCAAATTTCGCCGCGACAAATGGAAAATGCCGTGGCTGCACACGTTTGTCGAGCAGGGTTTTGGCAGCGAGCTGGCGAAGAGTTTCGAAGTGATGGGCATTCCCAAACCGATTTTGGTGGACGGCAACACCAACACGATTCTGGCGACGGAAATGGATTTGCGTGGAGATCGATTGGAGAAAACACTGGCGGGCGTGCTTGGGGAAAAAATTGATATGAGCAGCGCTGAAAAGAAATAA
- a CDS encoding TonB-dependent receptor, producing MKKLKTVLLTIFLMLVPVTLAAQPDAVEVDKHLAGVISGQVYDAETQEPLAAVNVFLDSLLIGAVSESDGKFVLRYIQPGAYRLVASRLGYKTYEGTIAVAPGKLVAHQIALLPAELNGEAVTVTATRREQTAQMAPASVVILNARDLRERSVVTFDQALEMVPGISIHRASGISVQSLSIRGSSDVAGGGVGNRVLLMIDGRPALTSDSGGALWSLVPTNFIDHIEVVKGPFSSLYGSTAMGGVINVITRRPAYRALTTVDLGYGFFDKPAPALRYTERTPQQSQIELSHSGHRGRFSYLLNLSRKQSDGHTENTAYEFYNVYGKALYDFRQNRNLEFSFGLGKVENDYPHTWLFDQRFEPPVQPFRVTPGYRDDRQRKTNYSLDLHYWAVPSPRLKYASRFYFYRNHARSLFNENDPLGLIPDNQPFGLKTIVEADKAGNITQIDYYLSDHHYLITGFDLQADHVDSSPDTVMYGNRQVNNVAIYAQDEIAMTPKMTATVGLRYDWNHLVNGVTQRQLSPKLAFVYRPQDELALRLLLGQAFRSPSIAERFFQRELGGGTQFKPNPNLKPERLDFSLETGWRWRWRDAVEIDIAYFRYHYRDMLYWIEISAEEGVLYTLFQVRNLNRALMQGLETELRWHWKNHLRASLSYTYLDAKDQSPNRTEDFLAYRVRHAMFFAAEANVNRLTLALHGQYKSKLEEVFLYPRDIPQAFVVANAKATLGLSERYQLSFAANNLFNKQYEELERYRMPGRNWIIGARAQF from the coding sequence ATGAAAAAACTCAAGACGGTTCTCCTCACCATCTTTCTCATGTTGGTGCCTGTGACGTTGGCGGCGCAACCGGACGCTGTTGAAGTTGACAAACATCTGGCCGGAGTGATTTCCGGCCAGGTGTACGACGCCGAAACCCAAGAGCCGCTCGCCGCGGTCAATGTTTTTCTCGACAGTTTATTGATCGGCGCGGTCAGCGAATCCGACGGCAAGTTTGTTCTGCGTTACATTCAGCCCGGCGCCTATCGCTTGGTCGCAAGCCGTTTGGGTTATAAAACGTATGAGGGAACGATTGCGGTCGCGCCCGGGAAATTGGTTGCGCATCAGATTGCGCTGTTGCCGGCGGAACTCAACGGCGAGGCGGTGACGGTGACAGCAACGCGGCGCGAGCAAACTGCGCAAATGGCGCCGGCGAGCGTGGTCATTCTCAACGCGCGCGACTTGCGCGAGCGCTCGGTGGTGACCTTCGATCAGGCGCTCGAAATGGTGCCGGGGATTTCGATCCATCGCGCTTCGGGCATTTCCGTGCAAAGTCTCTCGATTCGCGGCAGCTCGGATGTCGCCGGCGGCGGCGTCGGCAATCGCGTTTTGCTGATGATCGACGGCAGGCCGGCGTTGACCTCGGATTCCGGCGGCGCGTTGTGGAGTTTGGTGCCGACCAATTTTATCGATCACATCGAAGTCGTTAAAGGCCCGTTCTCGAGTCTTTACGGCTCGACGGCGATGGGCGGGGTCATCAACGTCATCACGCGCCGGCCGGCGTATCGCGCGCTGACGACGGTTGATCTGGGCTATGGCTTCTTCGATAAACCCGCGCCGGCTCTGCGATACACCGAACGCACGCCGCAGCAAAGCCAGATTGAGCTGAGTCATTCCGGCCATCGCGGCCGCTTCAGTTATCTGTTGAATCTCAGCCGCAAACAATCCGACGGCCACACCGAAAACACCGCCTACGAATTTTACAATGTCTACGGCAAAGCGCTGTACGATTTTCGCCAAAATCGCAATCTCGAGTTCAGCTTCGGTTTGGGAAAAGTCGAAAATGATTATCCGCACACCTGGCTCTTCGATCAACGTTTCGAGCCGCCGGTGCAGCCGTTTCGCGTGACGCCGGGATACCGCGACGACCGCCAGCGCAAAACCAATTACAGCCTGGATTTGCATTATTGGGCCGTGCCCAGCCCGCGCTTGAAATACGCCTCGCGATTTTATTTTTATCGCAATCACGCGCGTTCATTGTTCAACGAGAATGATCCCCTGGGACTGATTCCGGACAACCAGCCGTTCGGCTTGAAGACGATTGTCGAAGCGGACAAGGCTGGCAACATCACGCAGATCGATTATTATTTGAGCGACCATCACTATCTCATCACCGGTTTCGATTTGCAGGCCGATCATGTTGATTCCTCGCCGGACACGGTGATGTACGGCAATCGCCAGGTGAATAATGTCGCGATTTATGCGCAAGACGAGATCGCGATGACGCCGAAAATGACGGCGACCGTCGGTTTGCGTTATGATTGGAATCATTTGGTAAACGGCGTGACTCAGCGGCAGCTCAGCCCCAAGCTGGCTTTTGTTTATCGCCCGCAAGACGAATTGGCGCTGCGCCTGCTGCTGGGCCAGGCGTTTCGGTCGCCGTCCATCGCCGAGCGTTTTTTCCAACGCGAGCTGGGCGGCGGCACGCAGTTTAAACCCAATCCGAATCTAAAACCGGAACGTCTGGATTTTTCGCTGGAAACCGGCTGGCGCTGGCGCTGGCGCGACGCCGTTGAAATCGATATCGCCTATTTTCGCTATCATTATCGCGACATGCTGTATTGGATCGAGATTTCGGCGGAAGAAGGCGTGTTGTACACGCTCTTTCAAGTGCGCAATCTCAATCGCGCGTTGATGCAAGGCCTGGAAACGGAGCTGCGCTGGCATTGGAAAAATCATCTGCGTGCCTCATTGAGTTACACCTATTTGGATGCCAAAGATCAATCGCCGAATCGAACCGAAGATTTTCTGGCGTATCGCGTCCGGCACGCGATGTTTTTCGCCGCCGAGGCCAATGTCAATCGTCTGACGTTGGCGCTGCACGGCCAGTACAAAAGCAAATTGGAGGAAGTTTTTCTCTATCCGCGCGACATCCCACAGGCCTTCGTCGTGGCCAACGCGAAAGCGACGCTGGGACTGAGCGAGCGCTATCAGCTCTCGTTCGCGGCAAACAACCTCTTCAACAAGCAATATGAAGAACTCGAGCGCTATCGCATGCCGGGGCGCAATTGGATTATCGGCGCAAGAGCGCAATTCTGA
- a CDS encoding isoprenylcysteine carboxylmethyltransferase family protein — translation MISWNKILIGGGFVALAIFVLIYGVELFGHHHGPPVTVRWIETQFGRGGLIALNLVIVIAFLAFLPYRRSTEGRWKSQGAFIAFAIALMTEMFGWPLLIFLLSPLVEVPSLREWARQTLGHTGPIIGTWLSMIGLLLIILGWSKIHKANDLVTTGIYRFIRHPQYTGIFLFTLGWLLHWPSVITLVLWPVLMAAYVWLARREEREIEAKFGEAYRLYAGRTPRFFPRLIPR, via the coding sequence GTGATTTCGTGGAATAAAATTCTGATCGGCGGCGGATTTGTCGCCCTCGCCATTTTTGTCCTCATCTACGGCGTCGAGCTTTTCGGCCATCATCACGGCCCGCCGGTGACGGTGCGGTGGATTGAAACGCAATTCGGCCGCGGCGGCTTGATCGCGCTGAACCTCGTCATCGTAATCGCCTTTCTCGCGTTCCTGCCGTATCGCCGCTCGACCGAAGGCAGGTGGAAATCCCAGGGGGCTTTCATCGCCTTCGCCATTGCGCTGATGACGGAAATGTTCGGCTGGCCGCTGCTCATCTTTCTGCTTTCGCCTCTGGTTGAAGTTCCCTCCTTGCGCGAATGGGCGCGACAAACGCTCGGCCACACCGGGCCCATCATCGGCACGTGGCTGAGCATGATCGGGTTGTTGCTAATCATCCTCGGGTGGAGTAAAATCCATAAAGCGAATGATCTCGTGACCACCGGCATCTATCGTTTCATCCGGCATCCGCAATACACCGGCATTTTTCTTTTCACGCTCGGCTGGCTGCTGCATTGGCCTTCAGTCATCACGCTCGTGCTGTGGCCGGTTCTCATGGCCGCCTACGTTTGGCTGGCGCGGCGCGAAGAACGCGAGATCGAAGCCAAATTCGGCGAGGCCTATCGGCTTTACGCCGGCCGCACCCCGCGATTTTTCCCGAGACTGATTCCGCGATGA
- a CDS encoding GWxTD domain-containing protein, which produces MKLALFLLILSVCTSLADGTRKDSTAWRLVAQGRALLAENKLKEAEQSFRQALKGNRDFTAAMEGLGQVFIAKKDWGEANDWFDKILDREPENLDAMYHRAICYRECGVPKALILRKLDWDSAAKFFKRVLARDSSFYDTLYQYAQLKRYQEDYTDAILLGHDQIRLTPEHVGSQVGLFRLYQHFLDNKASDDVIKWLQQNHSEHARYFLGEVYRRAGKLPQADSLLRQALAATPTATLTPIRLSLTRLYYQQKQNNAAEKMFWQAVDGIRHRLDAQLIFEDVKYIVTDAELQEFRRLAANREYVDFFHRLFKRRDPTPAADTNVRLAEHYRRLMFAEANYVYDGFRTWFNNPDKLRYQKFPPTFYLNDRFNDKGLIYIRHGEPDDRVVSTGQALVSNESWRYLQTAFSPEMIFHFVIDENAVGNNWRLTPFLNDPQFLDDRVMWNAAYARLLRGDPLERMRLEDELAQQSVKAIDTGFSTDRHSWDKKIQPLNAFAYAAFFRAPEGKSYFDLYYSVPLPSVEDLMRAGAVNARVLCEHGVSLHDLQWKRVERKYDAITSEQIPNPSQMPYLIGQYHFPVEPDSYHVAFYIRQPATNRLGGWKEDLRVPKFETGKLAMSSIVLASSITPSSKNDLFVRNGLQIVPNPTRSFARNKPIYVYFEVYNLTRAVDGKSSFLVEYTTLLRKEKKSGAKKVFAIAGGKTKPSTTVSIEREANETTSIEYLALDLEKAGAGDFRLSIKVTDKNSGMQSEGFIDLTLFNMKNGK; this is translated from the coding sequence ATGAAACTTGCGCTCTTCCTTTTGATTCTTTCGGTTTGCACGAGCCTTGCAGACGGCACGCGGAAGGATTCCACGGCGTGGCGTTTGGTGGCGCAGGGCAGAGCGTTGCTGGCGGAAAACAAATTAAAGGAAGCCGAACAGAGCTTTCGCCAGGCGTTGAAGGGAAATCGTGACTTTACCGCGGCAATGGAGGGGCTGGGCCAGGTTTTTATCGCCAAAAAGGATTGGGGCGAGGCCAACGATTGGTTTGATAAAATCCTCGACCGCGAGCCGGAAAATCTCGACGCGATGTATCACCGGGCGATTTGTTATCGTGAATGCGGTGTGCCCAAGGCGCTGATTTTGCGCAAGCTCGATTGGGACAGCGCCGCCAAGTTTTTTAAAAGAGTGCTGGCGCGCGACTCCTCTTTTTATGACACGCTTTATCAGTATGCGCAGCTCAAGCGTTATCAGGAGGATTACACCGATGCCATTTTGTTGGGCCACGATCAGATTAGATTGACGCCGGAACACGTGGGATCGCAAGTGGGGTTGTTCCGTCTCTATCAACATTTTCTCGACAACAAGGCCAGCGACGACGTCATCAAGTGGCTGCAACAGAATCATTCCGAGCACGCGCGCTATTTTCTCGGCGAGGTTTATCGCCGCGCCGGCAAACTGCCGCAAGCGGATTCGCTGCTTCGCCAGGCGCTGGCGGCGACGCCAACGGCCACTTTGACGCCAATCCGGCTTTCTTTGACGCGGCTTTATTATCAACAGAAACAGAATAACGCAGCGGAAAAAATGTTTTGGCAGGCGGTGGATGGCATTCGCCACCGCCTCGACGCCCAGCTTATTTTTGAGGACGTCAAATACATTGTGACCGACGCTGAACTGCAGGAGTTTCGCCGGCTGGCGGCTAACCGTGAGTACGTCGATTTTTTTCATCGCCTGTTCAAGCGCCGCGATCCGACGCCGGCAGCGGACACCAATGTCCGGCTGGCCGAACATTACCGCCGTCTGATGTTTGCCGAAGCCAATTATGTTTATGACGGCTTCCGCACCTGGTTCAATAATCCGGACAAGCTCCGCTACCAAAAATTTCCACCGACGTTTTATCTGAATGACCGCTTTAACGACAAGGGGCTGATCTACATTCGTCATGGCGAGCCGGATGATCGCGTGGTGTCGACCGGCCAGGCTTTGGTGAGCAATGAATCCTGGCGATATTTGCAGACCGCCTTCTCGCCGGAAATGATTTTTCACTTCGTCATCGATGAAAACGCCGTCGGCAATAATTGGCGCTTGACGCCGTTTCTCAATGATCCGCAATTTCTGGATGATCGGGTGATGTGGAACGCCGCGTATGCGCGCTTGTTGCGCGGCGACCCGCTCGAGCGCATGCGGCTTGAAGATGAGCTGGCGCAGCAAAGCGTCAAAGCCATTGACACGGGTTTCAGCACCGACCGCCATTCGTGGGATAAAAAAATTCAGCCGCTGAATGCCTTTGCCTACGCCGCATTTTTCAGGGCGCCGGAAGGCAAAAGCTATTTTGATTTGTACTACAGCGTGCCCTTGCCGTCGGTCGAGGATTTGATGCGCGCCGGCGCCGTGAATGCGCGTGTTTTGTGTGAACACGGCGTGTCGCTGCATGACCTGCAGTGGAAGCGCGTCGAGCGAAAATATGACGCCATCACCAGCGAGCAGATTCCCAATCCCTCGCAAATGCCGTACTTGATCGGGCAATATCACTTTCCGGTGGAGCCGGATTCCTATCACGTCGCGTTTTATATCCGGCAGCCGGCGACCAATCGTTTGGGTGGCTGGAAGGAAGATTTGCGCGTTCCGAAATTCGAGACGGGCAAGTTGGCCATGAGCAGCATCGTGCTCGCCTCCTCGATTACGCCCTCGTCGAAGAACGATCTCTTCGTGCGCAACGGTTTGCAGATCGTGCCCAATCCCACTCGCAGCTTTGCGCGCAATAAGCCGATTTATGTTTACTTTGAAGTGTATAATCTCACGCGCGCCGTCGATGGCAAATCATCCTTCCTTGTAGAATACACGACCCTGCTGCGAAAAGAAAAAAAGAGCGGCGCCAAAAAGGTTTTTGCAATCGCCGGCGGCAAAACCAAGCCTTCGACGACCGTGTCCATCGAACGCGAGGCAAATGAAACGACCTCGATCGAATATTTGGCGCTCGATCTCGAGAAAGCCGGCGCCGGCGATTTTCGCTTGAGCATAAAAGTCACGGACAAAAACTCCGGCATGCAAAGCGAAGGGTTTATTGATTTGACGCTGTTCAATATGAAGAATGGAAAATAA
- a CDS encoding nucleotidyl transferase AbiEii/AbiGii toxin family protein yields MRELILKQLSPQRPREENLNRLRQFLQIVLLKVLHESPAGASLAFTGGTALRLLHGLQRFSEDLDFSLVKPEKYDFAQLVSGIEQSFKKLFLPVDLKRKSEKTVHHLYVRFHELLYESGLSRQRGEKLPIRIEIDTNPPAGWKTAVALLSDFYTFPILHFDLPSSFATKLHACLFRRYAKGRDFYDLMWYLGKKVRPNLRVLNNAVAQTEKKHAELDGIQLQQVLLKKINRLDFAQLRNDVAPFLVHAEELSLLDRELMQQVIRGYDFAPVD; encoded by the coding sequence GTGCGTGAGCTTATTTTAAAACAATTGTCGCCGCAGCGGCCGCGCGAAGAGAATCTCAATCGGCTGCGGCAATTTTTGCAGATCGTGTTGCTGAAAGTTCTGCACGAATCGCCCGCAGGCGCGTCATTGGCTTTTACCGGCGGCACGGCCTTGCGGCTGCTGCATGGCTTGCAACGCTTCTCCGAAGACCTTGATTTCTCCCTGGTCAAACCGGAAAAGTATGATTTTGCCCAGCTCGTCTCCGGCATCGAACAAAGTTTTAAAAAACTCTTTTTGCCGGTCGATCTGAAAAGGAAAAGTGAAAAGACGGTTCATCATCTTTACGTTCGTTTTCACGAGCTTTTATACGAAAGCGGCCTCTCCCGGCAACGCGGCGAAAAACTCCCGATCCGGATCGAAATTGACACGAATCCGCCGGCGGGCTGGAAAACAGCGGTGGCCTTGCTTTCAGATTTTTATACGTTTCCCATTTTGCATTTTGATTTGCCTTCGTCATTCGCGACGAAATTGCATGCCTGTCTTTTTCGGCGATATGCAAAAGGAAGGGACTTTTACGATCTCATGTGGTATCTCGGCAAAAAAGTTCGCCCCAATCTGCGGGTTTTGAATAACGCAGTGGCGCAAACAGAAAAGAAGCACGCCGAGCTGGACGGAATTCAACTGCAACAAGTGTTGCTAAAAAAGATCAACCGATTGGATTTTGCGCAATTGCGCAACGATGTCGCGCCTTTTCTTGTTCATGCGGAAGAGTTGTCGCTGCTGGATAGAGAATTGATGCAGCAGGTGATTCGCGGCTATGATTTTGCGCCAGTGGATTAA
- a CDS encoding type II toxin-antitoxin system PemK/MazF family toxin — MAYKQGQIVLVPFPYSDLSGSKKRPVLVVSNDVYNASFPDIVVAVITSRIGNPDVYSLTL; from the coding sequence ATGGCGTATAAGCAAGGACAAATTGTGCTCGTGCCGTTTCCTTATTCCGATCTTTCTGGATCCAAGAAGCGACCCGTGCTCGTCGTCTCAAACGACGTTTACAATGCCTCCTTTCCTGATATTGTGGTTGCAGTCATTACTTCGAGGATCGGGAACCCCGATGTTTATTCACTCACTTTGTAA
- a CDS encoding aldehyde dehydrogenase family protein: protein MIDSKLFIGGRWVDGGPPFEVKNKYDGQVVGTVVAARKEDVAAAVAAAEKAAPVMAEMPAHRRAEILARSANLIRERKEEIAKTIAAEAGKALKFSRIEADRAVSTFAIAAEEARRIHGETLALDAVPAGEGYFGFWVRRPVGVVAAITPFNFPLNLVAHKVAPAIAAGNSLVLKPANTTPLTAVLLCQILQEAGVPDGGVNLVNGGGSTVGDWLVTDPRVAKITFTGSPEVGRQILSRAGIKKVTLELGNTSPVIVAPDADLEFVAKRCAVGAYYNSGQVCISVQRIYGDRKIHEAFTEHFVKASEAMVVGDPLDEKVDVGPMIDVREAERIESWVEEARRGGAKVLTGGRREGPLYWPTVLTEVKPEMKVVADEAFAPVASVIPYDDFDEALRLADQTEYGLQASVFTRDINRVLKAIQRLNFGGVIINDTPNFRADHMPYGGNRQSGLGREGLRFAIEEMTNIQMVAIRRG, encoded by the coding sequence ATGATCGACAGCAAACTCTTTATCGGCGGCCGCTGGGTCGACGGCGGCCCGCCATTCGAGGTGAAAAACAAATACGACGGCCAAGTCGTTGGCACGGTCGTCGCGGCGCGAAAAGAAGACGTGGCTGCTGCGGTTGCGGCGGCGGAAAAAGCGGCGCCGGTGATGGCCGAAATGCCGGCTCATCGCCGCGCGGAAATTTTGGCACGCAGCGCGAATCTGATTCGCGAGCGCAAGGAAGAAATCGCCAAAACCATCGCCGCCGAAGCCGGCAAAGCGCTGAAGTTTTCGCGCATCGAAGCCGACCGCGCGGTGAGCACGTTTGCGATTGCGGCGGAAGAAGCAAGGCGCATTCACGGCGAAACGTTAGCGCTCGATGCGGTGCCAGCGGGCGAGGGCTATTTCGGCTTTTGGGTGCGCCGGCCGGTCGGCGTCGTCGCCGCGATCACGCCGTTTAATTTTCCGTTGAATTTGGTGGCGCACAAAGTTGCGCCGGCGATAGCCGCCGGCAATTCACTCGTGCTCAAGCCCGCCAACACGACGCCGCTCACTGCTGTGCTGCTTTGTCAGATTTTGCAAGAGGCCGGCGTTCCCGATGGCGGCGTCAATCTCGTCAACGGCGGCGGCAGCACGGTGGGTGATTGGCTGGTGACGGACCCGCGCGTGGCGAAAATCACCTTCACCGGCAGCCCGGAAGTTGGACGGCAAATTCTTTCACGCGCCGGCATCAAGAAAGTGACGCTGGAGCTGGGCAACACCTCGCCGGTGATTGTCGCGCCGGATGCCGATCTGGAATTTGTCGCGAAACGCTGCGCTGTTGGCGCCTATTATAATTCCGGGCAAGTATGTATCTCCGTGCAGCGGATTTACGGCGATCGCAAAATTCACGAAGCCTTTACCGAACATTTTGTCAAAGCCAGCGAGGCGATGGTGGTCGGCGATCCGCTCGACGAGAAAGTCGATGTCGGGCCGATGATCGACGTGCGCGAGGCTGAGCGCATCGAAAGCTGGGTGGAGGAAGCCCGCCGGGGCGGCGCGAAAGTTTTGACCGGCGGCCGGCGCGAAGGCCCGCTGTATTGGCCCACCGTGCTCACCGAGGTGAAGCCGGAGATGAAAGTCGTTGCCGATGAAGCGTTTGCGCCGGTGGCTTCGGTGATTCCGTATGACGATTTTGACGAAGCGCTACGACTGGCCGATCAAACCGAATACGGCTTGCAAGCTTCCGTTTTTACACGCGACATCAACCGCGTTTTGAAGGCGATTCAACGCTTGAATTTTGGTGGCGTCATCATCAACGACACGCCGAATTTCCGCGCCGATCACATGCCCTATGGCGGCAATCGCCAGAGCGGCCTGGGACGCGAGGGGCTGCGGTTTGCCATCGAAGAAATGACGAACATTCAGATGGTGGCAATACGCCGGGGCTGA